A genomic stretch from Pseudomonas mendocina includes:
- a CDS encoding ABC transporter permease subunit (The N-terminal region of this protein, as described by TIGR01726, is a three transmembrane segment that identifies a subfamily of ABC transporter permease subunits, which specificities that include histidine, arginine, glutamine, glutamate, L-cystine (sic), the opines (in Agrobacterium) octopine and nopaline, etc.), with protein sequence MLEQLALLSLGEGGWGMALLAGAMVTISLALACVPFGLPLGLLVAVASRSNNALARAWAATFSTVFRGLPELLTLLIVYYGCQIGVQKVLAHFGYSTDITINAFLAAMVAFSMVLAAFSSEVWLAAFKVVGKGQMEAAQALGLSRTTTFFKVTLPQLTRVALPGLSNNWLTLLKDTSLVSTISLVDIMRQTNLAVSATKEPVLFYLCACLMYLFFAAVSGRIFAFAEKRYARGFGGSH encoded by the coding sequence ATGCTTGAACAACTGGCTCTGCTTTCCCTTGGCGAGGGTGGCTGGGGCATGGCATTGCTTGCCGGTGCCATGGTGACCATTTCCCTGGCCCTGGCTTGTGTCCCCTTTGGTTTGCCGCTTGGACTGCTGGTTGCAGTGGCCAGTCGCTCGAATAATGCGTTGGCCCGTGCCTGGGCGGCGACCTTTTCCACCGTATTCCGTGGCTTGCCGGAGCTGCTGACGCTGCTGATTGTCTATTACGGCTGTCAGATCGGTGTGCAAAAAGTGCTGGCCCATTTCGGCTACTCGACTGACATCACTATCAATGCATTCCTGGCGGCGATGGTGGCTTTCAGCATGGTACTGGCAGCCTTCTCCAGTGAGGTCTGGCTGGCCGCATTTAAAGTGGTCGGCAAGGGCCAGATGGAAGCAGCGCAGGCCCTCGGCTTGTCACGTACGACGACCTTTTTCAAAGTGACCCTGCCACAGCTGACCCGCGTGGCGCTGCCGGGCTTGTCCAATAACTGGCTGACCCTGCTAAAGGACACATCACTGGTTTCAACGATTTCGCTTGTGGACATCATGCGCCAAACCAACCTAGCGGTGAGCGCCACCAAAGAGCCGGTGCTGTTCTACCTCTGCGCCTGCTTGATGTACCTGTTCTTTGCGGCTGTATCTGGACGCATTTTTGCCTTTGCTGAAAAACGCTACGCACGCGGATTCGGAGGGTCTCACTGA
- a CDS encoding ABC transporter substrate-binding protein: MKRLISTTLASLGLFVAAAGVQADTIRIATEGAYPPFNYVDSNNQLRGMDVDIANALCAKMGAECTLVAQDWDGIIPALLAKKYDAIVASMVVTEERQKKVAFTDRYYSTRLAMAVGKDSKLSDTKPETFKGLVVGAQSSSTQGVYAEDVLAPAGAEIKLYPTPEDAHMDLASGRLDAVVHDKFPLLDWLKDGGKDCCRLLGDIDGTDDQVAIAVRQEDNALRERLNKALAEIIADGTYAEIVKRYFDADIY, encoded by the coding sequence ATGAAGCGTTTGATCAGCACGACTCTTGCGTCTTTAGGTCTGTTTGTTGCGGCAGCTGGCGTGCAAGCCGACACCATTCGTATCGCCACCGAGGGGGCATACCCACCCTTCAACTATGTGGACTCCAATAACCAACTGCGCGGCATGGACGTAGATATTGCCAACGCGCTGTGCGCCAAGATGGGGGCTGAGTGCACCCTGGTTGCGCAGGATTGGGACGGTATCATCCCGGCGTTGCTGGCGAAGAAGTACGACGCCATTGTCGCCTCCATGGTGGTCACTGAAGAGCGTCAGAAGAAGGTCGCCTTCACTGATCGTTACTACAGCACCCGCCTGGCTATGGCTGTCGGCAAAGACTCCAAGCTGAGCGATACCAAGCCAGAAACCTTCAAAGGCTTGGTCGTTGGTGCGCAGTCTTCCTCCACTCAAGGCGTTTACGCTGAAGACGTACTGGCCCCAGCCGGTGCTGAAATCAAACTGTACCCAACGCCGGAAGATGCCCACATGGACCTCGCCAGTGGCCGTCTGGACGCAGTGGTGCACGACAAATTCCCGCTGCTGGACTGGCTCAAAGACGGTGGTAAAGACTGCTGCCGCTTGCTGGGGGATATCGACGGCACTGACGATCAAGTGGCCATCGCCGTGCGTCAGGAAGACAACGCGCTGCGCGAGCGTCTGAACAAGGCGCTGGCTGAAATCATTGCCGATGGCACCTACGCGGAAATCGTTAAGCGTTACTTCGACGCTGACATCTACTAA
- a CDS encoding MurR/RpiR family transcriptional regulator, whose amino-acid sequence MNLSLKQRLEKSLTSRTASSRAIATYMLANLNELAFSNAAEVAAKVGVSESTVGRFCRTLGYPHLKALKEDLRDDLGDSPWLIGDRLKAFRRSSVDETAVSGLEREIAALVRVHEHQHSAQWKTITQRLAERRKVFAAGFQTERGIAASFAHLLQYLRDGVHVVDGAAGHYADVLLSEPEQTALVVFEARRYSRHALELCQQAKARGIAVTLITDDYCDWAEQHADEVLRVPTDFNLFWESTAAMLSLVHLLINDVFRQLGPEVDQRLESVARLHNAFVGYTSSLKENN is encoded by the coding sequence ATGAATCTTTCTCTCAAACAGCGTCTGGAAAAGAGCCTGACGTCGAGAACCGCGTCGAGCCGGGCAATTGCTACATACATGTTGGCCAATCTTAATGAGCTGGCTTTTTCCAATGCCGCTGAGGTGGCTGCCAAAGTCGGGGTAAGTGAGTCCACGGTGGGGCGCTTCTGCCGCACTCTGGGGTATCCACACCTCAAAGCCTTGAAAGAAGACCTGCGTGATGACCTGGGCGATAGCCCCTGGCTGATTGGTGACCGCCTCAAAGCGTTTCGCCGCAGCAGTGTTGATGAAACCGCCGTCAGCGGGCTTGAGCGTGAAATCGCCGCGCTGGTTCGCGTGCACGAACACCAACATTCCGCTCAGTGGAAAACCATCACTCAGCGCTTGGCTGAGCGCCGCAAAGTGTTTGCCGCAGGGTTTCAAACCGAGCGCGGTATCGCTGCGTCGTTTGCGCACCTGTTGCAGTACCTGCGTGATGGTGTCCACGTCGTGGATGGTGCGGCGGGCCATTATGCCGACGTATTGCTCAGCGAACCTGAACAGACGGCGCTGGTTGTGTTTGAAGCGCGACGCTACTCGCGCCATGCCTTGGAGCTGTGTCAGCAGGCCAAGGCCCGTGGCATCGCAGTGACGTTGATCACCGATGACTACTGCGACTGGGCCGAGCAGCACGCCGATGAGGTGCTGCGCGTGCCGACGGACTTCAACCTGTTCTGGGAATCGACGGCGGCCATGCTGTCGCTGGTTCACCTGCTTATCAACGACGTGTTCAGGCAGTTGGGCCCGGAAGTGGATCAGCGCCTGGAATCAGTCGCCCGTTTACACAATGCGTTTGTTGGCTACACCTCATCCCTTAAAGAAAATAATTAG